A window of Calorimonas adulescens genomic DNA:
TGGAAGAATGCTATGATATCGGCAAGTTCATCCAAGGTATCATGAGATAGACTCTTTTATAGCTTTTTCCAATCCGAATATCCCTCTCCTGTCAATCAGACAGCTTTAGGTAGTTTAAAACTGCAAACAAAAATAACTCCTGATATCAGGAGTTAAATGCTTTCTGTTTATCCTTTTCGATGGTTTTAAACAGTTCATCCTCATTCAATCTATAGGATATGGTATAGAGACTGTCGCTCAAATGCACATTTTCAACTATTACATTGTCCGGTACATTGAGATCTGTCACAGAAAAGTTCCAGATTGCCCTTACACCATTATGCGTTAATATATCTGCTATCTGCTGGGCACTGGATCTTGGTATACACAATATGCCGATGTCAATTTTGTTTTCATTCAAGAAATCCGCCAGTATATCAACATCCAGTATCTCTATATCCCTTATACGGAGGCCTATGAGTTTAGGATTTTTGTCAAACAAGGCCTTAAGTGTAAAACCCGATTTTTCAAAGTTTGTATATCCTGCTATGGCCTGGCCGAGGTTGCCAGCACCAACAATAATCGAATTATATGACTTATCAAGTCCCAAGATCTTGGTTATAGCGCTGTATAGCTCCTCCACGTTATAGCCATAACCCTGTTGTCCAAATCCTCCAAAACAGTTAAGATCCTGCCTTATCTGTGACGCCGTAACACCCATGCGTTCACTGAGTTCTCTCGACGATATCCTTCTCACATCATTTTTCAGAAGTTCTCCTAAATACCTGTGATACCTTGGGAGCCGCCTTACTACGGCCATGGATACCCTCGTAGCTTTTCCCATTCACTCCACCCCGCTATTTAATTTGTCTATGAAACGATTATATCATTTTTCGTTTCATTAAAGCAATACAGCTAACAATGTTTGTTAAAAAAATTAATATCCCAGGTCAGGGTCAACCACATTAATCAAATCTTCCCCTTTCAGATATCTTTCAAGGTTGTCATTAAAAAGCCCCATGGCCCGCTCCATATATCTATCCGTAAGGCCGGCTGCATGAGGAGTAATTATCACATTTGGCATATCCCACAGCGGACTGTCTAAAGGCAGGGGTTCCTCTTCAAAGACATCGAGGCCGGCTCCTTCTATCCAACCCTCTTTAAGTGCCTTTATCAGGGCCTTCTCATCCACTACGCCGCCCCTTGATATA
This region includes:
- a CDS encoding redox-sensing transcriptional repressor Rex produces the protein MGKATRVSMAVVRRLPRYHRYLGELLKNDVRRISSRELSERMGVTASQIRQDLNCFGGFGQQGYGYNVEELYSAITKILGLDKSYNSIIVGAGNLGQAIAGYTNFEKSGFTLKALFDKNPKLIGLRIRDIEILDVDILADFLNENKIDIGILCIPRSSAQQIADILTHNGVRAIWNFSVTDLNVPDNVIVENVHLSDSLYTISYRLNEDELFKTIEKDKQKAFNS